In a single window of the Pseudomonas oryzihabitans genome:
- a CDS encoding peroxiredoxin, with amino-acid sequence MSVTLDQPLPAFQAQATSGLEVSPESLRGRQAVLYFYPKDNTPGCTTQGQGFRDLHEQFLAANTLVLGVSRDSLRTHENFRAKQGFPFELISDKDETLCQLFDVMRQKKLYGKDYIGVDRSTFLIDREGVVRQVWRGVKVPGHVAEVLAAAQALNEA; translated from the coding sequence ATGAGCGTGACCCTCGACCAACCGCTTCCGGCGTTCCAGGCCCAGGCCACCAGCGGCCTCGAGGTCTCACCCGAGAGCCTGCGTGGCCGCCAGGCGGTGCTGTACTTCTACCCCAAGGACAACACGCCCGGCTGCACCACCCAGGGCCAGGGCTTTCGCGACTTGCACGAGCAGTTCCTGGCGGCCAATACCCTGGTACTGGGCGTCTCCCGTGACAGCCTGCGCACCCACGAGAACTTCCGCGCCAAGCAGGGCTTTCCCTTCGAGCTGATCAGTGACAAGGACGAGACCCTCTGCCAGCTGTTCGACGTGATGCGGCAGAAAAAGCTCTATGGCAAGGACTACATCGGCGTGGATCGCAGTACCTTCCTCATCGACCGGGAAGGCGTGGTGCGCCAGGTCTGGCGCGGCGTCAAGGTCCCCGGCCACGTCGCCGAGGTGCTGGCCGCCGCGCAGGCGCTGAACGAGGCCTGA
- a CDS encoding glycine cleavage system protein R: MSATPPIREQFLVISALGANPMELTNVLYRSCMENRCAVVSSRLSRHGEYSALILQVSGNWDGLARLEGGLAGLGKRHGFTVGVTRSAALENRPQALPYVVYVSAAYRPDILNELCQFFADHKIEVENLVCDSYLAPQTGGTMLNATITVTLPAGTQISWLRDQFLDFADALNLDALIEPWRPQSN; the protein is encoded by the coding sequence ATGTCCGCTACCCCCCCGATTCGCGAACAATTTCTCGTCATCAGTGCGCTGGGCGCCAATCCCATGGAGCTGACCAACGTGCTCTACCGCAGCTGCATGGAAAACCGTTGCGCGGTGGTCAGCAGCCGCCTGAGCCGGCACGGGGAATACAGCGCGTTGATCCTGCAGGTCTCCGGCAACTGGGATGGTCTGGCGCGCCTCGAAGGCGGACTCGCCGGCCTCGGCAAGCGCCATGGCTTTACCGTGGGCGTCACCCGCAGCGCCGCGCTGGAGAATCGTCCGCAGGCCCTGCCATACGTCGTCTATGTCAGCGCCGCCTATCGCCCGGACATCCTCAACGAACTGTGCCAGTTCTTTGCCGACCACAAGATCGAAGTGGAAAATCTGGTCTGCGACTCCTACCTGGCGCCCCAGACCGGCGGCACCATGCTCAATGCCACCATCACCGTGACGCTGCCGGCCGGCACCCAGATCAGCTGGCTGCGTGACCAGTTCCTGGATTTCGCCGACGCCCTGAATCTCGACGCCCTGATCGAGCCCTGGCGGCCGCAAAGCAATTAA
- the dapA gene encoding 4-hydroxy-tetrahydrodipicolinate synthase, translating into MIAGSMVALVTPMDAQGRIDWDNLTKLVDFHLAEGTDAIVAVGTSGESATVDVDEHVAVIRHVVEQVKGLIPVIAGTGGNSTREAIDLTRAAKDAGADACLLVVPYYNKPTQEGLYQHFRMIAETVAIPQILYNVPGRTACDMLAETVERLAKVPNIIGIKEATGDLARARDILSRVSKDFLVYSGDDATAAELMLLGGKGNISVTANVAPKAMSELCAAAMNGDADTARALNEKLMPLHKNLFIESNPIPVKWALHEMGMIDAGIRLPLTWLSSRCHEVVRQALRQAGVLA; encoded by the coding sequence ATGATTGCGGGGAGCATGGTGGCGCTGGTCACCCCTATGGACGCCCAGGGGCGTATCGACTGGGACAACCTGACCAAGCTGGTGGACTTCCATCTCGCCGAAGGCACCGACGCCATCGTCGCGGTGGGCACCTCGGGTGAATCCGCCACGGTCGACGTCGACGAGCACGTAGCCGTGATCCGTCATGTGGTCGAGCAGGTCAAGGGCCTCATCCCGGTCATTGCCGGCACCGGTGGCAACTCCACCCGTGAGGCCATCGACCTCACCCGCGCCGCCAAGGACGCGGGCGCCGATGCCTGCCTGCTGGTCGTGCCCTATTACAACAAGCCGACCCAGGAAGGGCTGTATCAGCACTTCCGCATGATCGCCGAAACCGTCGCCATCCCGCAGATTCTCTACAACGTGCCGGGCCGTACCGCCTGCGACATGTTGGCCGAGACCGTCGAGCGGCTGGCCAAGGTGCCGAACATCATCGGCATCAAGGAAGCCACCGGCGATCTGGCCCGGGCCCGTGACATCCTGTCGCGCGTCAGCAAGGACTTCCTGGTCTACTCGGGCGATGACGCTACCGCGGCTGAACTCATGCTGCTGGGCGGCAAGGGCAACATCTCGGTCACGGCCAACGTCGCGCCCAAGGCGATGAGCGAGCTCTGCGCCGCCGCCATGAACGGCGACGCCGACACCGCACGCGCGTTGAACGAAAAGCTCATGCCGCTGCACAAGAATCTGTTCATCGAATCGAATCCGATCCCGGTGAAGTGGGCCCTTCACGAAATGGGCATGATCGACGCCGGTATCCGCCTGCCCCTGACCTGGCTCAGCTCGCGCTGCCACGAAGTGGTACGTCAGGCCCTGCGTCAGGCGGGAGTGCTGGCGTGA
- the bamC gene encoding outer membrane protein assembly factor BamC yields MKRVLGLTTLGLAVATASGCSWVWGEHGYFRDRGNDYLESRETGPMQVPTDVQAKPLDPLLPIPANVADTQNRSYGFEVPRPQALAVQGSGSEQFSVQRSGNARWLAAQKVPANVWPVARQYLTDNGFRIAEERPQTGELITAWQSPTELSTPLARSLSTNGRLQPGNELRTRLRIEPGVQSGSSEIFLQTQTRSQGSSSEPSWSSSQNSSALDDALLNQVLAGLDRSEEGSGSVSLLATGSYDTPERVTYEVDGSGVPMLVLESDLNRAWSSIGRAIEGADIRVDDMDRSLGVYYVNLAEGAQKPEERKPGFFGRLFGKGESKEEEDARARRFQVRLTSVGNTVQVTLDKTINTAAPQDIAEGVLKKLQTSMQYALRNPGQRQSGQLDPGAQP; encoded by the coding sequence ATGAAACGTGTCCTGGGTTTGACGACATTAGGCCTCGCCGTGGCCACCGCCAGTGGCTGTAGCTGGGTGTGGGGCGAGCACGGTTATTTCCGTGATCGCGGCAATGACTACCTCGAGTCCCGCGAGACCGGCCCCATGCAGGTGCCGACCGATGTCCAGGCCAAGCCGCTCGACCCGCTGCTGCCGATCCCGGCCAACGTGGCCGATACCCAGAACCGCTCCTATGGCTTCGAGGTACCTCGGCCCCAGGCGCTGGCCGTTCAAGGCAGCGGCAGCGAGCAGTTCAGCGTCCAGCGCAGCGGCAATGCCCGCTGGCTGGCTGCCCAGAAGGTCCCGGCCAACGTCTGGCCAGTGGCTCGTCAGTACCTGACCGACAACGGCTTCCGCATCGCCGAGGAGCGTCCGCAGACCGGTGAACTCATCACCGCCTGGCAGTCGCCCACCGAGCTGTCGACGCCGCTGGCCCGCAGTCTGAGCACCAACGGCCGCCTGCAGCCGGGCAACGAGCTGCGTACCCGCCTGCGCATCGAGCCGGGCGTGCAGTCCGGCAGCAGCGAAATCTTCCTGCAGACCCAGACCCGCAGCCAGGGCAGCTCCAGCGAGCCGTCCTGGTCCAGCAGCCAGAACAGCTCGGCGCTCGATGACGCTCTGCTGAACCAGGTGCTGGCTGGTCTGGACCGCAGCGAGGAGGGCAGTGGCTCGGTCTCGCTGCTGGCCACGGGTAGCTACGATACTCCCGAGCGCGTGACCTACGAGGTCGACGGCAGCGGCGTGCCCATGCTGGTGCTGGAGAGTGATCTGAATCGCGCCTGGTCCAGCATCGGTCGTGCCATCGAAGGCGCCGATATCCGTGTCGACGACATGGATCGCAGCCTGGGCGTGTACTACGTGAACCTCGCCGAAGGCGCGCAGAAACCCGAAGAGCGCAAGCCAGGGTTCTTTGGCCGCCTGTTCGGCAAGGGCGAAAGCAAGGAAGAGGAAGACGCTCGGGCACGACGCTTCCAGGTGCGCCTCACCTCGGTGGGCAACACCGTTCAGGTTACCCTGGACAAGACCATCAACACCGCAGCACCCCAGGACATCGCCGAAGGCGTGCTGAAAAAGCTTCAGACGAGCATGCAGTATGCGCTTCGCAATCCTGGGCAGCGGCAGTCGGGGCAACTCGACCCTGGTGCACAGCCATAA
- a CDS encoding MBL fold metallo-hydrolase, with the protein MRFAILGSGSRGNSTLVHSHNSYVLIDCGFSLREAERRLARLGVVPAQLDAVLVTHEHSDHVQGVELLARKHGVPVYYSAGTGRGLRKPVAAQGLLVDGERLVLDALEVTVVQVSHDALEPTQFVFDDGRKRLGVLTDLGEATPGVLTHYRGLDALVIEANHDSNMLASGPYPYHLKARVGGVRGHLNNRQSADLVVELACPGLQHLVLAHLSEKNNNPWLARACFTNVLGCDADWLQIADQQQGLEWQAIA; encoded by the coding sequence ATGCGCTTCGCAATCCTGGGCAGCGGCAGTCGGGGCAACTCGACCCTGGTGCACAGCCATAACAGCTATGTCCTGATCGACTGCGGCTTCTCCCTGCGGGAAGCCGAGCGTCGCCTGGCCCGGCTGGGCGTGGTACCTGCCCAGCTGGACGCCGTCTTGGTCACCCACGAACACTCCGATCACGTGCAGGGCGTCGAGCTCCTGGCGCGCAAGCACGGGGTGCCGGTCTATTACAGCGCCGGTACCGGGCGCGGCCTGCGCAAGCCGGTGGCGGCCCAGGGGCTGCTGGTGGATGGCGAGCGGCTGGTGCTGGATGCACTGGAGGTGACGGTGGTGCAGGTCTCCCACGATGCCCTGGAGCCGACGCAATTCGTCTTCGACGATGGCCGCAAGCGCCTGGGCGTGCTCACTGATCTCGGTGAGGCGACGCCTGGTGTGCTGACCCATTACCGCGGCCTCGATGCCCTGGTGATCGAGGCCAACCATGACAGCAATATGCTTGCCTCAGGGCCCTATCCCTATCACCTCAAGGCGCGGGTTGGCGGGGTGCGCGGGCATCTCAACAACCGCCAGTCGGCCGATCTGGTGGTGGAGCTGGCCTGCCCAGGCCTGCAGCATCTGGTACTCGCCCATCTGAGCGAAAAGAACAACAACCCCTGGCTCGCTCGCGCCTGCTTCACCAATGTGCTCGGTTGCGATGCGGACTGGCTGCAGATCGCCGATCAGCAGCAGGGGCTGGAATGGCAGGCCATCGCCTAG
- the purC gene encoding phosphoribosylaminoimidazolesuccinocarboxamide synthase — protein MEKRAELYRGKAKSVFTTDDPDRLVLLFRNDTSAFDGERIEQLERKGMVNNKFNAFVMQKLEAAGIPTQFEQLLGDNECLVKKLEMIPVECVVRNFAAGSLVRRLGVEEGLELTPPTFELFLKNDALHDPMVNESHVQAFGWATLDQLAEMKALTFRINDILKQLFDDAGLLLVDFKLEFGLFHGKVVLGDEFSPDGSRLWDKETRKKMDKDRFRQGLGGVIEAYEEVAQRLGVPL, from the coding sequence ATGGAAAAACGCGCAGAACTCTACCGTGGCAAGGCCAAGTCGGTATTCACCACCGACGATCCCGATCGCCTGGTCCTGTTGTTCCGCAACGACACCTCTGCCTTCGATGGCGAGCGTATCGAGCAGCTCGAGCGCAAGGGCATGGTGAACAACAAGTTCAATGCCTTCGTGATGCAGAAGCTCGAAGCCGCCGGTATTCCCACCCAGTTCGAACAGCTGCTGGGCGACAACGAGTGCCTGGTCAAGAAGCTCGAGATGATTCCGGTGGAGTGCGTGGTGCGCAACTTCGCTGCCGGCAGTCTGGTCCGCCGCCTGGGTGTGGAAGAGGGCCTGGAACTGACTCCGCCGACCTTCGAACTCTTCCTGAAGAACGATGCGCTGCACGACCCCATGGTCAACGAAAGCCATGTCCAGGCCTTTGGCTGGGCCACTCTCGACCAGTTGGCCGAGATGAAGGCGCTGACCTTCCGCATCAACGATATCCTCAAGCAGCTGTTCGACGACGCCGGCTTGCTGCTGGTGGACTTCAAGCTCGAATTCGGCCTGTTCCACGGCAAGGTCGTGCTGGGCGACGAATTCAGCCCGGACGGCAGCCGTCTCTGGGACAAGGAAACCCGGAAGAAGATGGACAAGGACCGCTTCCGCCAGGGTCTGGGCGGCGTGATCGAGGCCTACGAAGAAGTCGCCCAGCGCCTGGGCGTCCCGCTCTAA
- a CDS encoding EcsC family protein produces the protein MSTGKEITPSKMMAVLDWAYDKAVDGVTGLGSAAEMASDYTSKETNLHKCADSLIRWQNSKAGASGFVTGLGGIITLPVAIPANITSVLYVQIRMVTAIAHMGGYDLKSDQVKAMVYLCLVGTASVDILKDVGIQIGAKMTQSFIKNLSKETIKAINAKVGFRLVTKAGTTGVFNLTKMVPILGGIVGGTFDSVTTNSIGNIAKKTFLPPK, from the coding sequence ATGAGCACGGGAAAAGAAATTACACCAAGCAAGATGATGGCGGTTCTAGACTGGGCATATGACAAAGCGGTGGACGGCGTTACTGGCTTAGGTTCAGCTGCAGAGATGGCTAGCGACTACACCTCAAAAGAAACAAATTTGCATAAATGCGCTGACTCGCTCATTCGCTGGCAAAACAGTAAAGCCGGGGCGTCAGGATTCGTTACTGGATTGGGCGGTATAATCACACTGCCAGTCGCCATCCCTGCAAACATCACTAGTGTCCTATACGTTCAAATTCGCATGGTGACAGCAATTGCCCATATGGGCGGCTACGACTTGAAAAGCGATCAAGTCAAGGCAATGGTTTATTTGTGTTTGGTAGGAACAGCTTCTGTTGACATTTTGAAAGACGTTGGAATCCAAATTGGAGCCAAGATGACTCAGAGCTTTATCAAAAACCTTTCAAAAGAAACTATCAAAGCAATCAACGCCAAAGTTGGTTTCCGCCTAGTTACTAAGGCTGGCACGACAGGCGTCTTTAACTTGACAAAAATGGTTCCTATTTTGGGCGGAATTGTCGGCGGGACCTTCGATAGCGTAACGACTAATTCCATCGGCAACATTGCCAAAAAGACTTTTTTGCCGCCAAAATAG
- a CDS encoding GIY-YIG nuclease family protein translates to MLIQLLTSLLPSLTAQNTKVHLAQHNGIEHPMDVYLAGDFDEWQSWQSRRNFECKYVIGLVELPGTKKWLLAGVYDSMKLNDTKTKKEKRDFVYDYRRVPEFAELEGRLILDYTKPRMNYLWLETCLKSMVMSSILEKPMTVGRFPGFREVDVSHGELKIIVGQGLESWQTALSSVAGVYLISDRTKDEEQLYVGSATGTGGLWDRWSNYANSGHGGNTRIRDLHTKRGKDFAENFRFSILEIADKHTGKEEMIEKEIHWKRRLLTRDSGLNGN, encoded by the coding sequence ATGCTGATTCAGCTTCTCACCAGCCTTTTACCTTCCCTCACCGCCCAAAACACCAAGGTGCATCTCGCTCAGCACAATGGGATTGAGCACCCTATGGACGTCTACCTAGCGGGGGATTTTGATGAGTGGCAATCGTGGCAGTCCCGCAGGAATTTTGAGTGTAAGTACGTCATTGGATTGGTCGAGCTCCCCGGCACCAAGAAATGGCTTCTGGCTGGTGTATACGACTCTATGAAACTGAATGACACGAAGACTAAAAAGGAGAAACGTGACTTCGTTTACGACTATCGCCGCGTACCAGAATTTGCCGAGCTGGAAGGACGTTTGATCCTCGACTACACGAAGCCCCGAATGAATTACCTATGGCTCGAAACGTGCCTGAAAAGCATGGTTATGTCCTCCATCCTTGAAAAGCCGATGACGGTTGGTAGATTCCCTGGCTTCAGGGAGGTGGACGTATCCCATGGTGAGTTGAAGATCATCGTCGGCCAAGGCCTGGAATCGTGGCAAACAGCCCTCTCCAGCGTGGCCGGCGTCTACCTAATCTCAGACCGCACCAAAGATGAAGAACAGCTATACGTAGGCTCAGCGACCGGGACAGGCGGTCTATGGGATCGATGGTCGAACTATGCCAATAGCGGGCACGGCGGCAATACACGCATTCGAGATCTACACACCAAGCGCGGCAAGGATTTCGCTGAAAATTTCAGATTCAGCATCCTCGAAATCGCTGACAAGCACACAGGCAAAGAGGAGATGATAGAGAAGGAGATTCACTGGAAGCGCCGCCTATTGACCCGCGACAGCGGTTTGAACGGTAATTGA
- a CDS encoding S-4TM family putative pore-forming effector has translation MLECLDQSLINAAENHNDAEIYKSIEAVQDQLYAKRKSDWLIPVFYKFLRNSDENVMRLTTQQPEERFR, from the coding sequence TTGCTTGAATGCCTGGATCAATCACTTATCAATGCAGCGGAGAACCATAACGACGCTGAAATTTATAAATCCATTGAAGCAGTTCAAGATCAACTGTATGCAAAACGAAAAAGCGACTGGTTAATCCCTGTTTTTTACAAATTTTTACGTAATTCTGATGAAAACGTTATGCGCTTGACCACACAGCAACCTGAGGAAAGATTCAGGTAA
- the rfbD gene encoding dTDP-4-dehydrorhamnose reductase produces the protein MNIVITGRSGQVSRALQREFGSTHQLTVLGQADLDLAQTAILRKAFDGLAPDLILNAAAYTAVDQAEEEVERAEAINVRAPQILAELAKDRGIPFVHYSSDYVFDGTRRRPYTEDCAPAPLSVYGRSKLAGEQAVLAAGGRALVLRTSWVYSHDGQCFFNTMRRLLAERDELHVVDDQQGAPTWAPTIATATRQLVERLLERGDVGGLYHLTNAGQTSWYGFAAAIAERLEQRGELRARLYPTTTEHYPTPATRPLYSRLDCSKVAAVLPTALPDWQADFDRCWSLFERDEATR, from the coding sequence ATGAATATTGTAATCACTGGCCGTTCCGGCCAAGTTTCGCGCGCCCTCCAGCGTGAGTTCGGTAGCACCCATCAGTTGACCGTCCTGGGCCAAGCGGATCTGGACCTCGCTCAGACCGCCATCCTACGTAAAGCCTTCGACGGCTTGGCACCCGACCTCATCCTCAATGCCGCGGCCTACACCGCCGTGGATCAAGCCGAAGAGGAAGTTGAGCGCGCCGAGGCCATCAATGTGAGAGCCCCGCAGATTCTGGCGGAACTGGCGAAGGACAGAGGCATCCCCTTTGTCCACTACTCGTCCGACTATGTCTTCGACGGTACGCGTCGTCGTCCCTATACGGAAGACTGCGCCCCTGCCCCCCTGAGCGTTTATGGGCGCTCCAAGCTGGCGGGCGAGCAGGCTGTGCTGGCGGCGGGTGGTCGCGCCCTAGTCCTGCGCACCTCCTGGGTCTATTCCCATGATGGTCAGTGCTTTTTCAACACCATGCGCCGCCTGCTGGCGGAGCGGGATGAGCTGCATGTGGTGGATGACCAACAGGGTGCCCCGACCTGGGCGCCAACGATAGCCACAGCCACGCGCCAGCTGGTCGAGCGGCTGCTCGAACGAGGCGATGTGGGCGGCCTCTATCACCTTACCAATGCAGGGCAAACCTCCTGGTACGGTTTTGCCGCGGCCATCGCCGAGCGCTTGGAGCAGCGTGGCGAATTGCGTGCCCGCCTCTATCCCACTACCACCGAGCACTACCCTACCCCGGCAACCCGCCCGCTCTATTCGCGGCTGGACTGCAGCAAGGTCGCGGCGGTATTGCCCACTGCCCTGCCGGATTGGCAGGCGGACTTTGATCGCTGCTGGAGCCTGTTCGAGCGCGACGAAGCCACGCGCTGA
- a CDS encoding sigma-54-dependent transcriptional regulator, with protein sequence MPIASPELLIVPTDQHSALTIRAKALAFADPRSRQLLERLDQLAPLPGPVVLSGEWGTGRELLARRLHERSGRTGLFSSLNCASLSRRHGAAELFGYVPRAYAGTSGSRVGWFGTANDGSLYLDEIADLPAELQEALVEVLQEGSILRVGSTQRTPIAVRLSVGSSVELAEAVVAGHFNPHLWQLLAPGLVPVPALRERPADLLPLARHFLKQHAERLGREPPVLTAQDEAALLAYAWPGNIRELEQVLHTALLTASTSGLQLGKLLPSSLGSH encoded by the coding sequence ATGCCTATTGCCTCACCCGAACTCCTGATCGTCCCGACCGATCAGCACAGCGCTCTCACCATCCGCGCCAAGGCCCTGGCCTTCGCCGATCCGCGCTCCCGGCAGCTGCTCGAACGGCTGGACCAGCTCGCCCCTTTGCCAGGCCCCGTGGTGTTGTCCGGCGAATGGGGCACCGGTCGCGAGTTACTGGCGCGCCGTCTGCACGAACGCAGTGGGCGAACCGGCCTCTTCAGCAGCCTGAATTGCGCCTCGCTCAGCAGGCGCCATGGCGCTGCCGAGTTGTTCGGCTATGTCCCCCGGGCCTATGCCGGTACCTCCGGCAGCCGCGTGGGCTGGTTCGGCACCGCAAACGACGGCAGTCTTTATCTCGATGAAATTGCCGATCTGCCAGCTGAGTTGCAGGAGGCGCTGGTCGAGGTTCTGCAGGAAGGCAGCATCCTGCGCGTGGGCAGCACTCAACGGACTCCGATAGCGGTGCGCCTGAGCGTCGGCTCCAGCGTGGAGCTGGCCGAGGCGGTCGTGGCCGGCCACTTCAATCCGCACCTCTGGCAGCTGCTCGCACCCGGCCTGGTTCCGGTGCCCGCCCTGCGGGAGCGGCCGGCGGATCTGCTACCCCTCGCTCGGCATTTTCTGAAGCAGCATGCCGAGCGCCTGGGTCGCGAACCCCCGGTGCTGACGGCCCAGGATGAAGCGGCGCTGCTGGCCTACGCCTGGCCGGGAAACATCCGCGAACTTGAACAGGTTCTCCATACCGCCCTGCTGACCGCCTCGACGTCGGGTCTCCAGCTTGGCAAGCTGCTGCCATCGTCCCTGGGTTCGCACTGA
- the xth gene encoding exodeoxyribonuclease III — MTALTLATYNVNGIRARLPILLQWLEREQPDIVCLQELKAKALDFPEAELEAAGYGALWDGQPSWNGVAILARDDQPLEIRRGLPGMEDDSQRRYLEAAVKGVIVASLYLPNGNPWPGPKFDYKLAWFDRFIDHAQGLIESGHPVVLAGDYNVVPTDRDIYDPKSWRKDALLQPESRACFERLLAQGWLDALRACHPDEAIYTYWDYFRQRWQRNAGLRIDHLLLSPGLRSELQEAGVHRWVRDLEKTSDHAPTWIRFKGPA, encoded by the coding sequence ATGACCGCCCTCACCCTCGCGACCTACAACGTCAATGGCATTCGGGCCCGGCTTCCCATTCTGTTGCAGTGGCTGGAGCGGGAGCAGCCGGACATCGTCTGCCTGCAGGAGCTGAAGGCGAAAGCCTTGGACTTCCCCGAGGCTGAGCTGGAGGCCGCCGGCTACGGCGCCCTCTGGGATGGGCAGCCCTCCTGGAATGGCGTGGCCATCCTGGCGCGTGACGATCAGCCCCTGGAGATTCGCCGGGGCCTGCCCGGGATGGAGGACGATTCCCAACGTCGTTACCTGGAAGCGGCGGTGAAAGGCGTAATCGTCGCCAGCCTCTATCTGCCCAACGGCAATCCCTGGCCCGGCCCCAAGTTCGATTACAAGCTGGCCTGGTTCGACCGCTTCATTGATCATGCCCAGGGCCTGATCGAAAGCGGGCATCCGGTGGTGTTGGCGGGTGACTACAACGTGGTCCCGACCGATCGGGACATCTACGATCCCAAGTCCTGGCGCAAGGACGCCCTGTTGCAACCCGAAAGCCGTGCCTGCTTCGAGCGTCTGCTCGCCCAGGGCTGGCTGGACGCGCTACGCGCCTGCCACCCCGATGAAGCCATCTACACCTACTGGGACTATTTCCGCCAACGCTGGCAACGCAATGCCGGCCTGCGCATCGACCACCTGCTGCTGAGCCCCGGGCTGCGTTCTGAACTTCAGGAAGCGGGCGTCCACCGCTGGGTGCGCGACCTGGAAAAGACCAGTGACCACGCCCCGACCTGGATTCGCTTCAAGGGGCCTGCCTGA